The DNA region GTAATTCTTATTTTCGACGAAGGAGTGATATCTCTGTCGATCGGTTTATCGAAGTGAGCAGTTTTCCAACTGCTAAGGAAGCACAAACCATTGCTGACTATCTTTTTTCTATGTTTGTGACTGAAGAAATTGACAAGGTAGAACTTCTTTATTATAGGTTTGTCTCCTTGGTGAAATCTAAACCTGTTATTCATACATTGCTTCCGATATCAGCAAAGGGTGGACTGTTTGATGAGAATGGAACTTGTGTTGACGCTAGTGAAGACGAGTTCTTCAGATTAACAAGTAAAGAAGGGAAGTTGTCTGTTGAGAGAGACAAATTGACGAGAAATGGAGAGAACTTTAATCTTAACATGCAATTTGAGCAAGACCCGGTTCAGATTCTTGATGCGATAATGCCTCTTTACTTGAATAGTCAGATATTGAAGGCGTTGCAAGAATCGTTGGCCAGTGAGCTTGCAGCAAGAATGTGTGCAATGACTAATGCTACAGATAATGCCAATGAACTGATGAAAGATCTTTCAACTGTTTACAATCGAACAAGACAAGGTAAAATCACCAGTGAGTTACTGGAGATTATAGCTGGAGCTGAAGCACTTAAAGATTCTTCATATTGATTGCTCCCTGTTCTTGAACAACAAGGTAAACAAGTAGATGTTTTCCTTAAGATttgatatattgtttttgaacAGAGAAGGAAGAACCCTTTGGAAACAATAATATAACATGTATCCCTAATAGATTAATGACATTACATTACTTTGGTTACTATTGAGCTTTTGTTTTGATTCCTTTGAAAAAAGACGCAATTTTCTATGTAAAACATGACAAAAAAATAGAACGAAACCCGACCATGAACACTGGATCTATTAACATAAGAAATAGCAAAGCAAGTTGAATCTTTAAAAGTTGATAAGAATTGGTTGACAAAACTTTGTGCCTCCCATGAGATGCCTGTCCGGTGGTTATCATCGGATTAAGGCAATCAATCGCTCAAAATGACACAAGGAGATTGTTTCCACAAAAGAAAACACAAATTCAAGTCATTTTCAATGTCATAGCTTCAACTGAATTCGGAACCAGGTGAAGAAGTTGTTCTCGCAACGAAACTACAAAACTATAGATGAAGAAACCACACAGACAATCAATATTAACGAAAATCTCAacatgagaagaagaagagattacCTCAACAAAACAAGAACCAGAAGAACATATAGATTTCTTGACAGAGGAATGGTTTCAGAAGCAGCACGCGGACAATCAATTTATTTCACGATGTCTTTATTTTCTAGACAAAAATAGGATCATTCACATATAAAATAGAGCCTTTACAGTTTCTAATCAAACTGCTGGTAAGCACTTCGGTGTAGTCTAAACCATTCTTTTtgggttaaaataaaattattttggagTCAAGACTGTATCAATCTGTCGTCCAAATATAAATGTGACGAAGAAACGACGTTATTCAGAGGTCGTCTTCGTCTACAAGTGTGATATTGCTCTTTTAGCTTTTAAACAAGTTTTGACTATTTTTAAAAGTCCTCACCATAAACAAGAAACTAGGAAAAGTTGTTGAGTTCGAAGACTTGTAtaaaatgttatgtttttgGTCCGACGTTTTGTTACACTTGAAAAAAGGGTCTCGGCCCTATTTCGTTTGTACTCATCGAAAAAAATGCCTGAACTCTAAGTAGaatttttgagagagagaaaatatgtatataatttttattgcttGGTGtgattataatataatacatttaAGGTATTTATAGAACTTATGACGtactaatttaaaaattgtctttcaattacaaattaattaatactaatttaaGATATTCACTTTTTAACTAGAATATTCACTCCTTAACGAAAATATTCAttcttaaattagaatattctttccttaattagaatatctcaTCTTAAATTAGAATGTCTCTTCTTTAACTAGAGTATTTCTTGGATTGGGCCTACTTAGGCGATTGGCCTCTCCTTAGCTAGGATGATTGAGAGATAATTCTACACTTCACTTCAAGTTAGATAAAAGATGTTGAGAGTACCCACTTGCCACATAGTTTTTCGAAATTCCACTTGAGAAGAGTTCTTGGCTCTTGGCACTTGACACTTGGATCTTGACTCTTGGCACTTGGACACTTGGAAATTGACTTTTGGATCTGAAACTTGTCTCTTGGCTCTTGCAACTCTTGAAGTGAAAGATGATAATTTTTggacaaataaaattttgaaagaaaTTTGTTAAGACGCGAACTCGTACATATTGCAATTTTTGAAATGACGTCCCACTTGTTTAACATAGTaggtgataaaaaaaaatagttatgaaatatgagataatataatcatttgagTTCTCCTCCAATGACTATTTTTACCATTGGAGGAGGAGGCATCGAAAAATTATGAACATTTTcctttaaaatggaaaaatctgctctgataccaagtagAATTTTTGACAGAGAGAAAATATgtagataatttttattgctTGTTGTGATTACAACGaaatacctttgaggtatttataggaTTTATGACGTATTAATTTAGAAATTGTTTtccaaatacaaattaattatactaatttaagatatttttttaacctaGAATATCACTTCTTTAACTAGAATATTCTttcttaaattagaatatcCCTTCTTTAACTAGGATATCtcatcttaaattaaaatatcttttctTAACTAGAATATTCCTTGAGTTGGGTCTACTTAGACGATTGAGTCTTCCCTTGTACTAGGATGATTGAGAGATTATACactgagtttttttttttttttataaaatatgatttttacattttatttgattattttttaaacattttatgttCTTTGACCTATGTGTTTAAATGGTTAATCTAATTCTAAACATACTACTAATTTTGTAACACTTTACTTTTAGTAATGCATTTTAGGTATAATAATAGGATatcctataataaaaaacttttaaaaagtttatatgTTAGCAAACTAGTTAGGATActtacaattttaatataaattttgaagttaattttcaaataatcattttCGAGATTTTAtcccaatattttttaattttttatgattttataaagaccaaataaaaaaattaaaaccaatCAATGTCTTAAGTGCCTAGACCGAACCAACCATGAGGCGTCTCAGTCGCGACCGAACCATGAGGCATCTGGGTCTCAGCCACACAGTTGTATGCGGCAATTCTCAGTCGCGACCTCGGTTAACATGTAAACcaattgttgttgttgtttttttacTTGTGTGGCCCTTGTGTCTCTTTCGTCATTTTTCTAAGAAAAAATCTTATGCATATGCATCGTGATAATGAGTTTGAGTATTTCACACTCGAATTAGGTAAAGGAAAAACCTTATAATTAATCTTTAaagagataataataatattaaataaataaataaatggtaaAAGCAGATGGCTAAATCAACTAGGACTAGCCTAACTCATATGAAACACaaagaattaaaataagaaattagcTATATATTGCTTCTCACGTGGACTAAAAACTAAGTCTAGGTGTCTTTATTTTAATAGCTATTTGTCCCCCATATCAATTTTGTAGCATATCTCATATTTAAGAAACTCATTTACTTTTATAATAGATTTCTCTTTTATAAATTAGGAAGCTTCACAATCTATTTAAACAAGTTCTCTTTTAATATATTGCCACAAAGGAGACAACCCAAACCAATGAAGTATTTTGAAGAATCTCAAAAACTAATTTAGAATCGAGACTATAATTCTTTGATTTGTTTGTTCCATGCCTcctttatattttttggttaCAAATGTGTTCCAATGGGTTGCTTATCGGGCGAGAATTgttattaaacttttaaaaattttgatgttTCTTCAAATTGAATTCTCAAGAATCTCCATAATAATGATAAATGGGTAGTGTAAAAATGTGTCTCCTAACAAAAACCTTTAAAAGGATGAATTTTGTTAAAGGAACGGTTAGACAAAAAACGAGATGGTTGAAGAGGAGATACTTGATCGTaacaaatttgacaaaaaaaaaaacaaagaactTTCAACTATTACACATGTTCAAACCTAGCTAACTCAAAagttttcaatttgaatttttgatataattatattatatgtacataaattaataaagtaatTAGCATCACAAGATAATGTCATATTAATTTGTTCGATTCATCTAGACCATAAATGTTTAAGTATAATATAACTTTGAATtgttaataatcatatatatatatattgagattatATTGCACTAATTAAAGTAACACATGCATGCCACATTAGAGCCGCCGTTAATAAGATTAAATTAATCAGCTTCTATGAAAGTtgcaatataataataaatccaAGAAGAAACCTGGAAACcatataactattttattattccTATTTCCTGCTGAGAGGTCTAGTTGATTTTGAATACTCCCTCTTTTTAATAAAGCATTTATATTGGACACTTCTTCTTAAT from Impatiens glandulifera chromosome 5, dImpGla2.1, whole genome shotgun sequence includes:
- the LOC124938270 gene encoding ATP synthase gamma chain, chloroplastic-like, translating into MYCFNVPMKVFPNPFMDNHSLSFQSLNSFSTSLYSPLIPNTTAYKSSNFPSISCGLREIRDRIETVKSTQKITEAMKLVSAAKIRRAQEAVLNSRPFAKSLAEFLYVINEQMQFEDVDVPLTKIRPVKKAAIVVITGNRGLCGGHNSTILKKAEERIREFNRIGLDFTVISVGKKGNSYFRRRSDISVDRFIEVSSFPTAKEAQTIADYLFSMFVTEEIDKVELLYYRFVSLVKSKPVIHTLLPISAKGGLFDENGTCVDASEDEFFRLTSKEGKLSVERDKLTRNGENFNLNMQFEQDPVQILDAIMPLYLNSQILKALQESLASELAARMCAMTNATDNANELMKDLSTVYNRTRQGKITSELLEIIAGAEALKDSSY